A region of Takifugu flavidus isolate HTHZ2018 chromosome 2, ASM371156v2, whole genome shotgun sequence DNA encodes the following proteins:
- the rps6ka2 gene encoding ribosomal protein S6 kinase alpha-2 isoform X2 → MDTSTRKFTVRRWFSIYLKNKAARSKNSPGFCQLEDDSILKEIDISHHVKEGCEKADPSQFQLLKVLGQGSYGKVFLVRKIRGADRGQLYAMKVLKKATLKVRDRVRSKMERDILAEVNHPFIVKLHYAFQTEGKLYLILDFLRGGDLFTRLSKEVMFTEEDVKFYLAELALALDHLHSLGIIYRDLKPENILLDEDGHIKITDFGLSKEAIDHDKRAYSFCGTIEYMAPEVVNRRGHAQSADWWSFGVLMYEMLTGSLPFQGKDRKETMALILKAKLGMPQFLSPEVQSLLRALFKRNPANRLGPDGVEEIKRHRFFASIDWNKLYRKEIRPPFKPTVGRPEDTFHFDPEFTSRTPTDSPGIPPSANTHQLFRGFSFVATNQIPETTVATVAPSRQDVSNPISPIAEHLRGDVAFSDVYELKEEVGQTRTCVLRRCLHRVTAVEYSVKIMERARKDPSEEIEILLRYGQHPNIINLKDVFDDGQCVHLVQDLLRGEELLDRVLRLPDFTEREASAITCTLTKTVEYLHSQGVVHRDLKPSNIRYCDDSGLPESIRVCDFAAAKQLRAENGLLMTPCYTATFMAPEILRKQGYDAACDIWSLGILLYTMIAGFSPFASSSEDTAEEILAQIGSGNVCVNGGNWDLVSDAAKDIVTKMLHVDPHQRLTAPQVLRHPWIVDKAQLSDRALTRQDADAVKGALSATYSALRRCAPAPVLEPVQSSSLAQRRGMKKLGSPKLQPDHKDKEQP, encoded by the exons ATGGATACCAGCACGCGCAAATTTACAGTGCGGAGATGGTTTTCTATCTACCTGAAAAACAAGGCGGCGAGGAGCAAGAACAGCCCCGGATTCTGTCAGCTGGAG GATGACAGCATACTGAAGGAGATCGACATCAGCCACCACGTTAAGGAGGGATGTGAGAAAGCCGACCCCTCGCAGTTCCAGCTGCTCAAAGTGTTGGGACAAGGCTCCTACGGAAAG GTGTTTCTGGTGAGGAAGATCAGAGGAGCGGACAGAGGACAGCTTTACGCCATGAAGGTCCTGAAGAAAGCTACTTTGAAAG TCCGGGATCGTGTGCGATCTAAGATGGAAAGAGACATTCTGGCAGAAGTGAACCATCCGTTTATAGTTAAACTGCATTATG cctttCAGACAGAAGGAAAGCTCTACCTGATCCTCGATTTCCTTCGAGGAGGTGACCTTTTCACTCGTTTATCAAAGGAG GTCATGTTCACAGAGGAGGATGTGAAGTTCTACCTGGCAGAGTTGGCGCTGGCTCTGGACCACCTCCACAGTCTGGGCATCATCTACAGGGACCTCAAGCCTGAGAA TATTCTTCTGGATGAAGATGGACACATCAAGATAACAG ACTTTGGTTTGAGCAAGGAGGCCATTGACCACGACAAAAGGGCCTATTCCTTCTGTGGAACCATAGAGTACATGGCTCCAGAGGTGGTGAACCGCAGAGGCCACGCCCAGAGTGCTGACTGGTGGTCCTTTGGGGTTCTCATG TACGAGATGCTGACAGGATCACTACCCTTCCaaggaaaagacagaaaggaaacGATGGCGCTCATCCTGAA GGCCAAGCTGGGGATGCCGCAGTTCCTCAGTCCTGAGGTGCAGAGTTTGTTGAGAGCGCTCTTCAAGAGGAACCCTGCTAATCGCCTGG GACCCGATGGCGTGGAGGAGATCAAGAGACATCGCTTCTTCGCCTCGATAGACTGGAAC AAGCTGTACCGGAAGGAAATACGGCCTCCGTTCAAACCAACAGTGGGAAGACCTGAAGACACGTTTCATTTTGACCCGGAGTTCACGTCCAGAACACCCACAG ACTCTCCCGGCATCCCCCCCAGTGCAAATACACACCAGTTGTTTCGTGGGTTCAGCTTTGTGGCAACCAATCAGATTCCGGAGACCACCGTGGCCACAGTAGCGCCATCGCGACAGGACGTGAGCAACCCCATTAGTCCCATAGCAGAG CATCTCCGGGGTGATGTGGCCTTCAGTGACGTTTACGAGCTGAAAGAGGAAGTTGGCCAGACGAGGACGTGTGTCCTCAGGAGGTGTCTGCACAGAGTTACAGCTGTGGAGTATTCCGTGAAG ATAATGGAGAGGGCGAGGAAGGACCCCTCAGAGGAGATTGAGATTCTGTTGCGATACGGCCAGCACCCAAACATTATTAACCTGAAGGAC GTGTTTGACGATGGCCAGTGTGTCCACCTGGTTCAGGAcctgctgagaggagaggagctgctggacagagTTCTGAGGCTGCCTGACTTCACCGAGAGAGAGGCGTCAGCCATCACGTGCACGCTGACCAAGACTGTGGAGTATTTACACTCACAGGGG GTCGTACATCGAGACCTGAAGCCCAGCAACATCCGTTACTGCGACGACAGCGGACTCCCAGAATCCATCAGGGTGTGTGATTTTGCTGCTGCCAAGCAGCTCAGAGCTGAGAACGGCTTATTGATGACCCCGTGTTACACCGCCACCTTCATGGCTCCTGAG attctGAGGAAGCAGGGCTACGATGCAGCCTGTGACATCTGGAGCCTGGGCATCCTGCTGTACACCATGATCGCTGG CTTCAGCCCGTTTGCCAGCAGTTCCGAGGACACAGCAGAGGAAATTCTGGCTCAGATCGGAAGTGGAAATGTCTGCGTCAACGGGGGGAACTGGGATCTGGTCTCTGATGCTGCCAAG GACATCGTGACCAAGATGCTTCATGTGGACCCTCACCAGCGGCTGACTGCCCCCCAG GTCCTCCGCCACCCCTGGATCGTCGATAAGGCCCAACTGTCTGACAGAGCTCTCACCCGCCAGGATGCTGACGCAGTCAAG ggggcgctgtccgCCACCTACAGCGCTCTGAGGCGCTGCGCTCCTGCGCCCGTTCTGGAGCCGGTTCAGTCCTCCAGCCTGGCCCAGCGGCGAGGAATGAAGAAACTGGGGAGCCCCAAACTGCAGCCAGACCATAAAGACAAGGAGCAGCCTTAG
- the rps6ka2 gene encoding ribosomal protein S6 kinase alpha-2 isoform X1 — translation MDTSTRKFTVRRWFSIYLKNKAARSKNSPGFCQLEDDSILKEIDISHHVKEGCEKADPSQFQLLKVLGQGSYGKVFLVRKIRGADRGQLYAMKVLKKATLKVRDRVRSKMERDILAEVNHPFIVKLHYAFQTEGKLYLILDFLRGGDLFTRLSKEVMFTEEDVKFYLAELALALDHLHSLGIIYRDLKPENILLDEDGHIKITDFGLSKEAIDHDKRAYSFCGTIEYMAPEVVNRRGHAQSADWWSFGVLMYEMLTGSLPFQGKDRKETMALILKAKLGMPQFLSPEVQSLLRALFKRNPANRLGAGPDGVEEIKRHRFFASIDWNKLYRKEIRPPFKPTVGRPEDTFHFDPEFTSRTPTDSPGIPPSANTHQLFRGFSFVATNQIPETTVATVAPSRQDVSNPISPIAEHLRGDVAFSDVYELKEEVGQTRTCVLRRCLHRVTAVEYSVKIMERARKDPSEEIEILLRYGQHPNIINLKDVFDDGQCVHLVQDLLRGEELLDRVLRLPDFTEREASAITCTLTKTVEYLHSQGVVHRDLKPSNIRYCDDSGLPESIRVCDFAAAKQLRAENGLLMTPCYTATFMAPEILRKQGYDAACDIWSLGILLYTMIAGFSPFASSSEDTAEEILAQIGSGNVCVNGGNWDLVSDAAKDIVTKMLHVDPHQRLTAPQVLRHPWIVDKAQLSDRALTRQDADAVKGALSATYSALRRCAPAPVLEPVQSSSLAQRRGMKKLGSPKLQPDHKDKEQP, via the exons ATGGATACCAGCACGCGCAAATTTACAGTGCGGAGATGGTTTTCTATCTACCTGAAAAACAAGGCGGCGAGGAGCAAGAACAGCCCCGGATTCTGTCAGCTGGAG GATGACAGCATACTGAAGGAGATCGACATCAGCCACCACGTTAAGGAGGGATGTGAGAAAGCCGACCCCTCGCAGTTCCAGCTGCTCAAAGTGTTGGGACAAGGCTCCTACGGAAAG GTGTTTCTGGTGAGGAAGATCAGAGGAGCGGACAGAGGACAGCTTTACGCCATGAAGGTCCTGAAGAAAGCTACTTTGAAAG TCCGGGATCGTGTGCGATCTAAGATGGAAAGAGACATTCTGGCAGAAGTGAACCATCCGTTTATAGTTAAACTGCATTATG cctttCAGACAGAAGGAAAGCTCTACCTGATCCTCGATTTCCTTCGAGGAGGTGACCTTTTCACTCGTTTATCAAAGGAG GTCATGTTCACAGAGGAGGATGTGAAGTTCTACCTGGCAGAGTTGGCGCTGGCTCTGGACCACCTCCACAGTCTGGGCATCATCTACAGGGACCTCAAGCCTGAGAA TATTCTTCTGGATGAAGATGGACACATCAAGATAACAG ACTTTGGTTTGAGCAAGGAGGCCATTGACCACGACAAAAGGGCCTATTCCTTCTGTGGAACCATAGAGTACATGGCTCCAGAGGTGGTGAACCGCAGAGGCCACGCCCAGAGTGCTGACTGGTGGTCCTTTGGGGTTCTCATG TACGAGATGCTGACAGGATCACTACCCTTCCaaggaaaagacagaaaggaaacGATGGCGCTCATCCTGAA GGCCAAGCTGGGGATGCCGCAGTTCCTCAGTCCTGAGGTGCAGAGTTTGTTGAGAGCGCTCTTCAAGAGGAACCCTGCTAATCGCCTGG GTGCAGGACCCGATGGCGTGGAGGAGATCAAGAGACATCGCTTCTTCGCCTCGATAGACTGGAAC AAGCTGTACCGGAAGGAAATACGGCCTCCGTTCAAACCAACAGTGGGAAGACCTGAAGACACGTTTCATTTTGACCCGGAGTTCACGTCCAGAACACCCACAG ACTCTCCCGGCATCCCCCCCAGTGCAAATACACACCAGTTGTTTCGTGGGTTCAGCTTTGTGGCAACCAATCAGATTCCGGAGACCACCGTGGCCACAGTAGCGCCATCGCGACAGGACGTGAGCAACCCCATTAGTCCCATAGCAGAG CATCTCCGGGGTGATGTGGCCTTCAGTGACGTTTACGAGCTGAAAGAGGAAGTTGGCCAGACGAGGACGTGTGTCCTCAGGAGGTGTCTGCACAGAGTTACAGCTGTGGAGTATTCCGTGAAG ATAATGGAGAGGGCGAGGAAGGACCCCTCAGAGGAGATTGAGATTCTGTTGCGATACGGCCAGCACCCAAACATTATTAACCTGAAGGAC GTGTTTGACGATGGCCAGTGTGTCCACCTGGTTCAGGAcctgctgagaggagaggagctgctggacagagTTCTGAGGCTGCCTGACTTCACCGAGAGAGAGGCGTCAGCCATCACGTGCACGCTGACCAAGACTGTGGAGTATTTACACTCACAGGGG GTCGTACATCGAGACCTGAAGCCCAGCAACATCCGTTACTGCGACGACAGCGGACTCCCAGAATCCATCAGGGTGTGTGATTTTGCTGCTGCCAAGCAGCTCAGAGCTGAGAACGGCTTATTGATGACCCCGTGTTACACCGCCACCTTCATGGCTCCTGAG attctGAGGAAGCAGGGCTACGATGCAGCCTGTGACATCTGGAGCCTGGGCATCCTGCTGTACACCATGATCGCTGG CTTCAGCCCGTTTGCCAGCAGTTCCGAGGACACAGCAGAGGAAATTCTGGCTCAGATCGGAAGTGGAAATGTCTGCGTCAACGGGGGGAACTGGGATCTGGTCTCTGATGCTGCCAAG GACATCGTGACCAAGATGCTTCATGTGGACCCTCACCAGCGGCTGACTGCCCCCCAG GTCCTCCGCCACCCCTGGATCGTCGATAAGGCCCAACTGTCTGACAGAGCTCTCACCCGCCAGGATGCTGACGCAGTCAAG ggggcgctgtccgCCACCTACAGCGCTCTGAGGCGCTGCGCTCCTGCGCCCGTTCTGGAGCCGGTTCAGTCCTCCAGCCTGGCCCAGCGGCGAGGAATGAAGAAACTGGGGAGCCCCAAACTGCAGCCAGACCATAAAGACAAGGAGCAGCCTTAG
- the rps6ka2 gene encoding ribosomal protein S6 kinase alpha-2 isoform X3, with protein MKVLKKATLKVRDRVRSKMERDILAEVNHPFIVKLHYAFQTEGKLYLILDFLRGGDLFTRLSKEVMFTEEDVKFYLAELALALDHLHSLGIIYRDLKPENILLDEDGHIKITDFGLSKEAIDHDKRAYSFCGTIEYMAPEVVNRRGHAQSADWWSFGVLMYEMLTGSLPFQGKDRKETMALILKAKLGMPQFLSPEVQSLLRALFKRNPANRLGAGPDGVEEIKRHRFFASIDWNKLYRKEIRPPFKPTVGRPEDTFHFDPEFTSRTPTDSPGIPPSANTHQLFRGFSFVATNQIPETTVATVAPSRQDVSNPISPIAEHLRGDVAFSDVYELKEEVGQTRTCVLRRCLHRVTAVEYSVKIMERARKDPSEEIEILLRYGQHPNIINLKDVFDDGQCVHLVQDLLRGEELLDRVLRLPDFTEREASAITCTLTKTVEYLHSQGVVHRDLKPSNIRYCDDSGLPESIRVCDFAAAKQLRAENGLLMTPCYTATFMAPEILRKQGYDAACDIWSLGILLYTMIAGFSPFASSSEDTAEEILAQIGSGNVCVNGGNWDLVSDAAKDIVTKMLHVDPHQRLTAPQVLRHPWIVDKAQLSDRALTRQDADAVKGALSATYSALRRCAPAPVLEPVQSSSLAQRRGMKKLGSPKLQPDHKDKEQP; from the exons ATGAAGGTCCTGAAGAAAGCTACTTTGAAAG TCCGGGATCGTGTGCGATCTAAGATGGAAAGAGACATTCTGGCAGAAGTGAACCATCCGTTTATAGTTAAACTGCATTATG cctttCAGACAGAAGGAAAGCTCTACCTGATCCTCGATTTCCTTCGAGGAGGTGACCTTTTCACTCGTTTATCAAAGGAG GTCATGTTCACAGAGGAGGATGTGAAGTTCTACCTGGCAGAGTTGGCGCTGGCTCTGGACCACCTCCACAGTCTGGGCATCATCTACAGGGACCTCAAGCCTGAGAA TATTCTTCTGGATGAAGATGGACACATCAAGATAACAG ACTTTGGTTTGAGCAAGGAGGCCATTGACCACGACAAAAGGGCCTATTCCTTCTGTGGAACCATAGAGTACATGGCTCCAGAGGTGGTGAACCGCAGAGGCCACGCCCAGAGTGCTGACTGGTGGTCCTTTGGGGTTCTCATG TACGAGATGCTGACAGGATCACTACCCTTCCaaggaaaagacagaaaggaaacGATGGCGCTCATCCTGAA GGCCAAGCTGGGGATGCCGCAGTTCCTCAGTCCTGAGGTGCAGAGTTTGTTGAGAGCGCTCTTCAAGAGGAACCCTGCTAATCGCCTGG GTGCAGGACCCGATGGCGTGGAGGAGATCAAGAGACATCGCTTCTTCGCCTCGATAGACTGGAAC AAGCTGTACCGGAAGGAAATACGGCCTCCGTTCAAACCAACAGTGGGAAGACCTGAAGACACGTTTCATTTTGACCCGGAGTTCACGTCCAGAACACCCACAG ACTCTCCCGGCATCCCCCCCAGTGCAAATACACACCAGTTGTTTCGTGGGTTCAGCTTTGTGGCAACCAATCAGATTCCGGAGACCACCGTGGCCACAGTAGCGCCATCGCGACAGGACGTGAGCAACCCCATTAGTCCCATAGCAGAG CATCTCCGGGGTGATGTGGCCTTCAGTGACGTTTACGAGCTGAAAGAGGAAGTTGGCCAGACGAGGACGTGTGTCCTCAGGAGGTGTCTGCACAGAGTTACAGCTGTGGAGTATTCCGTGAAG ATAATGGAGAGGGCGAGGAAGGACCCCTCAGAGGAGATTGAGATTCTGTTGCGATACGGCCAGCACCCAAACATTATTAACCTGAAGGAC GTGTTTGACGATGGCCAGTGTGTCCACCTGGTTCAGGAcctgctgagaggagaggagctgctggacagagTTCTGAGGCTGCCTGACTTCACCGAGAGAGAGGCGTCAGCCATCACGTGCACGCTGACCAAGACTGTGGAGTATTTACACTCACAGGGG GTCGTACATCGAGACCTGAAGCCCAGCAACATCCGTTACTGCGACGACAGCGGACTCCCAGAATCCATCAGGGTGTGTGATTTTGCTGCTGCCAAGCAGCTCAGAGCTGAGAACGGCTTATTGATGACCCCGTGTTACACCGCCACCTTCATGGCTCCTGAG attctGAGGAAGCAGGGCTACGATGCAGCCTGTGACATCTGGAGCCTGGGCATCCTGCTGTACACCATGATCGCTGG CTTCAGCCCGTTTGCCAGCAGTTCCGAGGACACAGCAGAGGAAATTCTGGCTCAGATCGGAAGTGGAAATGTCTGCGTCAACGGGGGGAACTGGGATCTGGTCTCTGATGCTGCCAAG GACATCGTGACCAAGATGCTTCATGTGGACCCTCACCAGCGGCTGACTGCCCCCCAG GTCCTCCGCCACCCCTGGATCGTCGATAAGGCCCAACTGTCTGACAGAGCTCTCACCCGCCAGGATGCTGACGCAGTCAAG ggggcgctgtccgCCACCTACAGCGCTCTGAGGCGCTGCGCTCCTGCGCCCGTTCTGGAGCCGGTTCAGTCCTCCAGCCTGGCCCAGCGGCGAGGAATGAAGAAACTGGGGAGCCCCAAACTGCAGCCAGACCATAAAGACAAGGAGCAGCCTTAG
- the rnaset2 gene encoding ribonuclease T2 isoform X3: MWCFRCIMRLERPALLCLAAAWSWSWSWSWSPVISSAHMWTKLILTHHWPVTFCSVEHCRANFSYWTLHGLWPDKGIDCNSSWHFNSSLIEDLLPDMERSWPDLLQPSSARFWKYEWFKHGTCAAQASSLNTQHKYFSKALELYHKVDLDGTLKKFGIRPSEEQYSDADRQVLGQIEICFSPDFTLLDCERRGTRGEPSEGGVKPLLSVGGASEFSVCDHDLPVYYPPVS; encoded by the exons ATGTGGTGTTTCAGGTGCATCATGAGGCTGGAGCGTCCCGCCCTGCTCTGCCTGGCAgcagcctggtcctggtcctggtcctggtcctggtctccTGTCATCTCATCTGC ACACATGTGGACCAAACTGATCCTGACCCACCACTGGCCCGTGACCTTCTGTAGC GTCGAACACTGCCGTGCCAACTTTAGCTACTGGACTCTACACGGACTTTG GCCAGATAAAGGGATCGACTGTAATTCTTCGTGGCATTTCAACAGTTCTCTTATTGAG GACCTGCTTCCAGACATGGAGAGAAGTTGGCCGGACTTGCTTCAACCATCATCTGCCAGATTCTG GAAATACGAGTGGTTCAAACACGGCACATGTGCTGCTCAAGCATCTTCTCTGAACACGCAGCATAAATACTTCAGCAAAGCTCTGGAACTCTACCATAAAGTGGATCTGGACGG CACCCTGAAGAAGTTCGGCATCAGGCCTTCAGAGGAGCAGTATTCG GACGCTGACCGGCAGGTTCTGGGCCAGATCGAGATCTGCTTCAGCCCCGACTTCACCCTGCTGGACTGTGAGAGGCGGGGAACCAGGGGGGAACCTTCAGAGGGGGGCGTGAAGCCGCTGCTGTCTGTGGGCGGAGCATCAGAGTTTAGTGTGTGCGACCATGACCTGCCCGTGTACTACCCCCCTGTGTCCTAA
- the rnaset2 gene encoding ribonuclease T2 isoform X1, whose protein sequence is MWCFRCIMRLERPALLCLAAAWSWSWSWSWSPVISSAHMWTKLILTHHWPVTFCSVEHCRANFSYWTLHGLWPDKGIDCNSSWHFNSSLIEDLLPDMERSWPDLLQPSSARFWKYEWFKHGTCAAQASSLNTQHKYFSKALELYHKVDLDGTLKKFGIRPSEEQYSLSQIEGVIENFYGTTPKIQCVHPKDADRQVLGQIEICFSPDFTLLDCERRGTRGEPSEGGVKPLLSVGGASEFSVCDHDLPVYYPPVS, encoded by the exons ATGTGGTGTTTCAGGTGCATCATGAGGCTGGAGCGTCCCGCCCTGCTCTGCCTGGCAgcagcctggtcctggtcctggtcctggtcctggtctccTGTCATCTCATCTGC ACACATGTGGACCAAACTGATCCTGACCCACCACTGGCCCGTGACCTTCTGTAGC GTCGAACACTGCCGTGCCAACTTTAGCTACTGGACTCTACACGGACTTTG GCCAGATAAAGGGATCGACTGTAATTCTTCGTGGCATTTCAACAGTTCTCTTATTGAG GACCTGCTTCCAGACATGGAGAGAAGTTGGCCGGACTTGCTTCAACCATCATCTGCCAGATTCTG GAAATACGAGTGGTTCAAACACGGCACATGTGCTGCTCAAGCATCTTCTCTGAACACGCAGCATAAATACTTCAGCAAAGCTCTGGAACTCTACCATAAAGTGGATCTGGACGG CACCCTGAAGAAGTTCGGCATCAGGCCTTCAGAGGAGCAGTATTCG CTCTCACAGATTGAAGGAGTCATTGAGAACTTCTATGGCACCACCCCCAAGATCCAGTGTGTCCATCCGAAG GACGCTGACCGGCAGGTTCTGGGCCAGATCGAGATCTGCTTCAGCCCCGACTTCACCCTGCTGGACTGTGAGAGGCGGGGAACCAGGGGGGAACCTTCAGAGGGGGGCGTGAAGCCGCTGCTGTCTGTGGGCGGAGCATCAGAGTTTAGTGTGTGCGACCATGACCTGCCCGTGTACTACCCCCCTGTGTCCTAA
- the rnaset2 gene encoding ribonuclease T2 isoform X2, giving the protein MRLERPALLCLAAAWSWSWSWSWSPVISSAHMWTKLILTHHWPVTFCSVEHCRANFSYWTLHGLWPDKGIDCNSSWHFNSSLIEDLLPDMERSWPDLLQPSSARFWKYEWFKHGTCAAQASSLNTQHKYFSKALELYHKVDLDGTLKKFGIRPSEEQYSLSQIEGVIENFYGTTPKIQCVHPKDADRQVLGQIEICFSPDFTLLDCERRGTRGEPSEGGVKPLLSVGGASEFSVCDHDLPVYYPPVS; this is encoded by the exons ATGAGGCTGGAGCGTCCCGCCCTGCTCTGCCTGGCAgcagcctggtcctggtcctggtcctggtcctggtctccTGTCATCTCATCTGC ACACATGTGGACCAAACTGATCCTGACCCACCACTGGCCCGTGACCTTCTGTAGC GTCGAACACTGCCGTGCCAACTTTAGCTACTGGACTCTACACGGACTTTG GCCAGATAAAGGGATCGACTGTAATTCTTCGTGGCATTTCAACAGTTCTCTTATTGAG GACCTGCTTCCAGACATGGAGAGAAGTTGGCCGGACTTGCTTCAACCATCATCTGCCAGATTCTG GAAATACGAGTGGTTCAAACACGGCACATGTGCTGCTCAAGCATCTTCTCTGAACACGCAGCATAAATACTTCAGCAAAGCTCTGGAACTCTACCATAAAGTGGATCTGGACGG CACCCTGAAGAAGTTCGGCATCAGGCCTTCAGAGGAGCAGTATTCG CTCTCACAGATTGAAGGAGTCATTGAGAACTTCTATGGCACCACCCCCAAGATCCAGTGTGTCCATCCGAAG GACGCTGACCGGCAGGTTCTGGGCCAGATCGAGATCTGCTTCAGCCCCGACTTCACCCTGCTGGACTGTGAGAGGCGGGGAACCAGGGGGGAACCTTCAGAGGGGGGCGTGAAGCCGCTGCTGTCTGTGGGCGGAGCATCAGAGTTTAGTGTGTGCGACCATGACCTGCCCGTGTACTACCCCCCTGTGTCCTAA